One genomic segment of Hydrocarboniclastica marina includes these proteins:
- a CDS encoding DUF6160 family protein gives MKGLKKIALVTAIAAAPFAAQAELTALNDVSMGDVTGQAGVTIDLSANVSIKEIAYEDKGFLVIDGMTLGGNRGVIAAGGAAALDDIRLTIDVAGTDATADLGTAARGATYLGAAGFSTDVNEVSQNISDGDLVIGLRSQSGQPVDFGLAIGAVSLAKEQGNTANIGNLSASNPDSTVLVSELYIDGFLGPIDVVVQEESNSMNINAYFNATGELTLPFMGTSMGFELHNRRGDAVANATGTMSFAHAQVDISVAEDYFAAGEDALAVNVQDFSGDLDLTNITMGNDKSIGSLYMTDLSVTAETVIYGH, from the coding sequence ATGAAAGGCCTGAAAAAAATTGCACTCGTAACCGCAATCGCCGCTGCTCCTTTTGCAGCCCAAGCCGAACTGACGGCTCTGAACGACGTTTCAATGGGTGATGTCACTGGCCAGGCTGGTGTTACCATCGACCTGAGCGCCAACGTCAGCATCAAAGAAATCGCGTATGAAGATAAAGGTTTCCTGGTTATCGACGGTATGACCCTGGGTGGTAACCGTGGGGTTATCGCAGCTGGTGGTGCAGCCGCACTTGACGACATCCGTCTGACCATCGACGTTGCCGGCACCGACGCAACTGCAGACCTGGGCACCGCGGCTCGTGGTGCAACTTATCTGGGCGCCGCTGGCTTCTCTACTGACGTAAACGAAGTTAGCCAGAACATCAGCGATGGTGACCTGGTTATCGGCCTGCGTTCGCAGTCTGGTCAGCCTGTTGACTTCGGTTTGGCTATCGGCGCTGTTTCCCTGGCCAAAGAACAAGGCAACACCGCTAACATCGGTAACCTTTCTGCTTCGAACCCAGATAGCACCGTACTGGTTTCTGAGCTGTACATCGACGGCTTCCTTGGCCCGATCGACGTTGTGGTTCAGGAAGAGTCCAATAGCATGAACATCAACGCCTACTTCAACGCGACTGGCGAACTGACTTTGCCGTTCATGGGTACCAGCATGGGCTTCGAGCTGCACAACCGTCGTGGCGATGCAGTAGCTAATGCTACCGGCACCATGTCTTTCGCGCACGCACAGGTTGATATCAGCGTTGCTGAAGACTACTTCGCTGCGGGCGAAGATGCACTGGCCGTTAACGTTCAGGACTTCTCTGGCGATCTCGACCTGACCAACATCACTATGGGCAACGACAAGTCAATCGGCTCTCTGTACATGACCGACCTGTCTGTTACTGCTGAGACTGTTATCTACGGTCACTAA
- a CDS encoding DUF6160 family protein — MKGLKRIALVAAISATSFTAQAEFSVLDDVSMADVTGQAGVTIDLSANVSIKEIAYEDQGFLVINGLRLGGHSGEVADYGAADALDNLRLTVDVAGKDELADLGNNGVFAQEYQGYQGSYLDADGNPVYLEYFQNVSDGDLVISLRSQDGNPVDFGLAIGSVSLARQEGNANNVGYLAAANPDATVLVSDMQIDGYLGPIDVVVQEESNSMNINAYFTAAGEMTLPFMGTSLGFELHNRRGQSSVIVNGAGDANGNVISYAHAQVDVGVVEGYFTNGEDALGIWVQDFSGDLDLTDITMGNGASIGSIYMTDLTVTGYAVVYGH; from the coding sequence ATGAAAGGCCTGAAAAGAATCGCTCTGGTAGCCGCAATATCCGCTACTTCGTTTACAGCCCAGGCGGAGTTCAGTGTTCTGGATGACGTCTCAATGGCAGACGTCACTGGCCAGGCTGGCGTTACTATCGATCTGAGTGCGAATGTGAGCATCAAAGAGATTGCCTACGAAGACCAGGGCTTTCTGGTCATTAACGGCTTGAGGCTTGGTGGCCACTCGGGTGAAGTCGCGGACTACGGCGCCGCTGACGCGCTGGATAACCTCCGCCTGACCGTAGACGTCGCGGGAAAAGACGAGCTAGCCGACCTCGGTAATAACGGCGTTTTCGCGCAGGAGTACCAGGGGTACCAGGGCAGCTACCTCGATGCTGACGGAAACCCCGTTTACCTCGAGTACTTCCAGAATGTGAGTGATGGCGACCTTGTGATCTCCCTGCGGTCGCAGGATGGCAATCCCGTTGACTTCGGTTTGGCGATTGGCAGTGTATCGCTGGCCAGGCAGGAAGGAAATGCGAACAACGTCGGCTACCTGGCCGCCGCAAACCCGGACGCCACTGTGCTGGTATCGGACATGCAAATCGACGGCTACCTTGGGCCGATTGATGTAGTTGTTCAGGAAGAATCGAACAGCATGAATATCAACGCCTATTTCACTGCGGCTGGTGAAATGACATTGCCTTTCATGGGTACCAGTCTCGGATTCGAGCTTCATAACCGTCGTGGACAGTCGTCTGTCATCGTCAACGGCGCCGGTGACGCAAACGGCAATGTGATTTCCTACGCCCACGCTCAGGTTGATGTTGGCGTCGTTGAAGGTTACTTCACTAACGGCGAGGACGCGTTGGGCATATGGGTGCAGGATTTCTCCGGCGATCTGGACCTTACCGACATTACGATGGGTAACGGCGCGTCTATAGGATCAATCTATATGACCGACCTGACCGTTACCGGTTATGCCGTAGTCTACGGCCACTGA
- a CDS encoding DUF6160 family protein, with protein sequence MKGLKKIALVTAIAAAPFAAQADLKAMDDSAMGDVTGQAGVTIDLSANVSVEEIAYEDQGFLVINGLKLGGNSSEVANGAVDALDDIRLTVDVAGTDATADLGNGGVFAGEYLGGQGNYTDADGNAVNIETDQAISDGDLVISLRSQTDGQAVDFGMAIGSVSLAKQEGNATNIGNLTASNPDSTVLVSDMQVDGYIGPVDVVVQEESNSMNINAYFTAGGEMTLPFMGTSLGFELHNRRGQSTVLTTDTDTDGNPISFAHAQVDISVAEDYFAADEDALAVNVQDFSGDLDLTNITMGNGESIGSIYMTDLRVTAETVIYGH encoded by the coding sequence ATGAAAGGCCTGAAAAAAATTGCACTCGTAACCGCAATTGCCGCCGCCCCTTTTGCAGCGCAAGCTGACCTGAAGGCGATGGATGATTCAGCCATGGGAGACGTGACCGGTCAGGCAGGTGTCACGATCGATCTGAGCGCCAACGTAAGCGTTGAAGAAATCGCGTATGAAGATCAGGGTTTCTTGGTAATCAACGGATTGAAATTAGGTGGTAACTCAAGTGAAGTTGCGAACGGCGCGGTAGACGCGCTCGACGACATTCGCTTGACCGTTGACGTAGCTGGTACCGACGCAACTGCTGACTTGGGCAACGGTGGCGTTTTCGCTGGCGAATATCTTGGTGGTCAAGGCAACTATACTGATGCTGACGGCAACGCTGTGAATATCGAAACTGATCAGGCTATCAGCGATGGTGACCTGGTAATCTCCCTGCGTTCGCAGACTGATGGTCAGGCAGTTGACTTTGGTATGGCGATCGGCAGCGTATCCCTGGCCAAGCAGGAAGGAAACGCTACGAACATCGGTAACCTGACTGCGTCAAACCCTGACAGCACTGTGCTGGTTTCTGATATGCAGGTTGATGGCTACATTGGTCCGGTCGATGTCGTTGTTCAGGAAGAGTCCAACAGCATGAACATCAACGCTTACTTCACTGCAGGCGGCGAGATGACCCTGCCGTTCATGGGCACCAGCCTGGGCTTCGAACTGCATAACCGTCGCGGCCAATCGACTGTGCTGACCACGGATACTGATACCGATGGAAACCCAATCTCGTTCGCTCACGCACAGGTTGATATCAGCGTTGCTGAAGACTACTTTGCAGCCGATGAAGATGCTCTGGCGGTTAACGTTCAGGACTTCTCCGGTGACCTGGACCTGACCAACATCACCATGGGTAACGGTGAGTCAATCGGCTCCATCTACATGACCGATCTTCGCGTCACTGCAGAGACTGTAATCTACGGTCACTAA
- the pabB gene encoding aminodeoxychorismate synthase component I, with product MHYTALQVTSAHHLERFLGQIASLPGFVCIGTPPSRTKAFRGQWLAAKPIQYLCLAGESRASLARKVLLAMAPLHESTRLAGILDYDAGYSLEPAIRQWHSPASRQPIRIGVYAWWLEPDLAGDGLRLCRTPDCPASIEQEILSLLQASRAVHGQGLPRFSAKPFRADLSRQQYVDAVYKVQHYIQNGDIYQANLSQRFESTYTGSLWQAFSQLCKKFPSPHCGYLKLGTETVLSISPESFLEINKGSVRTQPIKGTRPRGRFAHEDQLQAEKLKASAKDRAENIMIVDLLRNDLGRVSETGSVVVESLAELHSFVNVHHLVSTVSSRLKAGIHPFEALLWCFPGGSITGAPKIRAMEIIAELEVSPRGPYCGSLFWLNGEGKLYSNIAIRTLYARDEKLYCHGGGGVVADSSPAGEYQETLDKVGPLMKELSGNAQILAPADP from the coding sequence GTGCACTACACCGCCCTTCAGGTTACGTCGGCCCATCATCTAGAGCGTTTTCTTGGCCAGATCGCAAGCTTACCGGGATTCGTCTGTATAGGCACCCCACCCTCCCGGACCAAAGCGTTCCGCGGCCAATGGCTGGCGGCGAAGCCTATTCAATACCTCTGCCTGGCAGGCGAGAGCCGTGCCAGTCTGGCGCGCAAGGTTCTCCTGGCCATGGCACCTCTGCACGAAAGCACCCGACTCGCGGGCATACTCGACTACGATGCGGGATACAGCCTCGAGCCTGCAATCCGACAATGGCATTCACCGGCCTCTCGCCAACCCATACGAATCGGCGTCTACGCCTGGTGGCTGGAGCCCGATCTGGCGGGCGACGGGCTCCGGCTTTGCCGAACGCCCGACTGCCCTGCTAGCATTGAGCAAGAGATTCTCTCGCTGTTGCAAGCCTCAAGGGCCGTTCATGGCCAAGGTCTGCCTCGATTCTCAGCAAAGCCTTTTCGAGCAGATCTTTCGCGTCAACAGTATGTTGATGCGGTATATAAGGTGCAGCACTACATACAAAATGGCGATATCTACCAGGCAAACCTTTCACAGCGTTTTGAAAGCACATACACGGGTTCGCTCTGGCAGGCATTCAGCCAACTCTGCAAAAAATTCCCGAGCCCCCATTGCGGCTATCTCAAACTCGGCACAGAGACTGTGCTGAGTATCTCTCCGGAGAGTTTTCTGGAAATCAACAAGGGCAGCGTTCGTACCCAGCCCATCAAGGGTACGCGCCCGAGGGGCCGCTTCGCCCATGAGGATCAGCTGCAGGCCGAAAAACTCAAAGCCAGCGCCAAGGACCGGGCCGAAAACATCATGATCGTCGACCTGTTGCGCAACGATCTCGGCCGCGTCAGCGAAACAGGTTCAGTCGTGGTGGAATCACTCGCCGAGCTGCACAGTTTCGTGAATGTGCACCATCTGGTAAGTACAGTGTCTTCCAGACTCAAGGCAGGGATTCATCCCTTCGAAGCCCTGCTCTGGTGCTTCCCGGGCGGGTCAATAACAGGCGCGCCCAAGATCCGCGCCATGGAGATTATTGCAGAGCTGGAGGTTAGCCCGCGCGGGCCCTACTGTGGCTCGCTGTTCTGGTTGAATGGTGAGGGCAAGCTGTACAGCAACATCGCTATACGCACGCTGTACGCACGGGATGAGAAACTTTACTGCCATGGCGGCGGCGGCGTAGTGGCTGACTCGAGCCCAGCCGGCGAATATCAGGAAACGCTCGACAAGGTTGGCCCCTTGATGAAGGAGCTTTCCGGAAATGCGCAGATACTGGCGCCAGCAGACCCTTAA
- the thrH gene encoding bifunctional phosphoserine phosphatase/homoserine phosphotransferase ThrH: protein MELACLDLEGVLIPEIWIAFAEKTGIEALKATTRDIPDYDVLMKQRLRLLDEHGYGLPAIQEVIGELDPLDGAAEFLDWLRLRFQVVILSDTFYEFAMPLMAKLGHPALLCHKLEVAEDGRIVNYHLRQRDPKRQAVRAFQLMNYRVIAAGDSYNDTTMLGQAEAGILFHAPDNVIREFPQFPSVDTFPALKEQFVKLSERDLQV from the coding sequence GTGGAACTTGCCTGCCTTGATCTGGAAGGGGTTTTAATTCCGGAAATCTGGATTGCGTTCGCCGAAAAAACGGGTATCGAGGCCCTGAAAGCAACGACACGTGATATCCCCGATTACGATGTACTGATGAAGCAGCGGCTCCGGCTACTTGATGAGCACGGCTACGGATTGCCAGCCATTCAGGAGGTCATTGGTGAACTCGATCCTCTGGACGGTGCTGCTGAGTTTCTGGACTGGCTTCGACTGCGCTTCCAGGTCGTCATTCTCTCTGACACTTTCTACGAGTTCGCTATGCCGCTTATGGCTAAACTGGGGCACCCGGCGTTGTTGTGCCACAAGCTGGAAGTCGCGGAGGATGGCCGAATCGTCAACTATCACCTGCGCCAACGCGACCCCAAGCGTCAGGCTGTGCGTGCGTTCCAGCTCATGAACTACCGGGTTATTGCAGCCGGCGACTCGTACAATGACACGACTATGCTGGGCCAGGCAGAGGCCGGTATTCTGTTTCATGCGCCTGACAACGTCATCCGGGAGTTCCCGCAATTCCCGTCGGTGGACACCTTCCCGGCTTTGAAAGAGCAGTTCGTGAAGTTGAGCGAGCGGGATCTACAGGTCTGA
- a CDS encoding phosphoadenylyl-sulfate reductase — protein sequence MQSAETLAAELTDDASPRDVLKKAFQSFDNIALSFSGAEDVALIEMAHRLNPNLKVFTLDTGRLPAETYEFVERVRQHYGLQIEVLFPDARAVQEMVGEKGLFSFYQDGHQECCGIRKVEPLRRKLSTVDAWITGQRRDQSPGTRTEVPLVQRDEAFSTEEHELVKFNPLANWTSKEVWDYIRMTEAPYNKLHEQGYVSIGCQPCTRPVLPGQHEREGRWWWEESTQKECGLHAANVIAKV from the coding sequence ATGCAGTCAGCAGAAACCCTAGCGGCGGAACTAACCGATGACGCCTCGCCTAGAGACGTTCTAAAGAAAGCATTCCAATCGTTTGATAATATTGCGCTATCGTTTAGTGGCGCGGAAGATGTGGCGCTCATTGAGATGGCCCATCGCCTCAACCCGAACCTGAAGGTATTTACTCTGGATACCGGCCGTCTTCCGGCCGAAACCTACGAGTTTGTCGAGCGGGTTCGCCAGCACTACGGACTTCAGATCGAGGTTCTCTTCCCTGATGCCCGGGCTGTACAGGAAATGGTTGGGGAAAAAGGACTGTTCAGTTTCTACCAGGACGGGCACCAGGAGTGCTGCGGTATACGCAAGGTCGAGCCTCTGCGACGCAAGCTGTCGACGGTAGACGCATGGATCACCGGCCAACGGCGGGATCAGAGCCCCGGCACCCGCACAGAGGTGCCTCTGGTCCAGCGGGACGAGGCTTTCTCCACGGAAGAGCATGAGCTGGTCAAGTTCAACCCTCTCGCCAACTGGACGTCCAAGGAAGTCTGGGATTACATCCGCATGACTGAGGCGCCCTACAATAAACTCCACGAGCAGGGTTATGTGAGCATCGGCTGCCAGCCTTGTACCCGGCCTGTGCTGCCGGGTCAGCATGAGCGGGAGGGGCGTTGGTGGTGGGAGGAGAGCACTCAGAAGGAGTGCGGGCTTCATGCCGCCAATGTGATCGCTAAAGTATAG
- the cysB gene encoding HTH-type transcriptional regulator CysB, translating into MKLQQLRYIWEVAHHDLNVSATAQSLFTSQPGISKQIRLLEDELGVEVFARSGKHLSRITPAGETIIREAGEILRRAEGIKKIAQEFSNQRRGDLSIATTHTQARYALPKVIQGFVEAYPEVSLHMHQGTPMQISEMAATGAVDFAIATEALELFNDLIMMPCYRWNRCVIVPRNHPLAKTKRLTLAEVARYPLITYVFGFTGRSKLDEAFAAAGLTPKVVFTAADADVIKTYVRLGLGVGIVAQMAVDEVADSDLVALDARHLFAPSLTRIGFRKGTFLRGYMYDFIERFAPHLTPDLVEAASHRTNSDELDELFAGIELPTY; encoded by the coding sequence ATGAAGCTGCAGCAACTGCGGTACATTTGGGAAGTCGCTCACCACGACCTCAACGTTTCGGCAACCGCGCAAAGCCTGTTTACCTCCCAGCCCGGCATCTCCAAACAGATACGTCTGCTCGAAGACGAGCTGGGTGTCGAGGTTTTTGCGCGCAGCGGTAAGCACCTTAGCCGGATCACCCCGGCAGGCGAGACGATCATACGCGAGGCCGGGGAAATTCTGCGCCGAGCGGAAGGCATCAAAAAGATCGCCCAGGAGTTCAGCAATCAGCGCCGGGGCGATCTCAGCATTGCTACAACCCATACCCAGGCCCGCTATGCGCTGCCTAAAGTTATTCAGGGCTTTGTTGAGGCCTATCCGGAGGTGTCGCTGCATATGCACCAGGGCACGCCGATGCAAATCTCGGAAATGGCAGCGACAGGGGCCGTGGATTTCGCTATCGCCACGGAAGCCCTGGAGCTCTTTAATGACCTGATCATGATGCCCTGCTATCGCTGGAACCGCTGTGTCATCGTTCCTCGCAATCATCCTTTGGCAAAGACAAAACGACTGACTCTGGCGGAAGTTGCCCGTTACCCGCTTATTACCTATGTATTCGGCTTCACCGGCCGGTCAAAACTCGACGAAGCCTTCGCTGCTGCCGGGTTGACGCCGAAAGTGGTGTTCACCGCGGCAGACGCCGACGTTATCAAGACTTATGTACGGCTGGGGCTGGGTGTGGGTATTGTTGCCCAGATGGCTGTCGATGAAGTGGCCGATTCCGATCTGGTAGCGCTGGACGCCCGGCACTTGTTTGCGCCGAGTCTGACGCGTATCGGGTTCCGTAAGGGCACTTTCCTGCGGGGCTATATGTATGATTTTATTGAGCGGTTTGCGCCTCATCTGACGCCGGATCTGGTTGAGGCTGCTTCGCATCGGACCAATAGTGATGAGTTGGATGAGCTGTTTGCGGGGATTGAGTTGCCGACTTATTGA
- a CDS encoding sulfite exporter TauE/SafE family protein codes for MTDFLLYIITGAGVGFAVGLTGVGGGSLMTPMLLLFGFPTHIAIGTDLIYAAATKASGVVAHHRQLTVDWTIVGRLAMGSLPASLLTILILSRIFQDPAEYRGILLSTLGVMLILTSIVLLMRRRLQQWHARAAAPSPWLDRNRPGVTVAAGVFLGVCVTLSSVGAGAFGAAILFLLYPALSSVRVVGTDLAHAVPLTLIAGLGHWHLGHIDWMLLGSLLIGSIPAIHFGSRLANQVPERLLQSGLASLLLLIGVKYAFF; via the coding sequence ATGACGGACTTTCTGCTCTACATCATCACCGGCGCTGGCGTTGGGTTCGCCGTAGGCCTGACCGGTGTCGGGGGCGGCTCGCTAATGACGCCCATGTTGCTGCTGTTCGGGTTTCCGACTCACATTGCGATCGGTACCGATCTTATTTACGCAGCCGCTACCAAAGCCAGCGGTGTGGTTGCCCATCACCGCCAGCTGACCGTCGACTGGACCATCGTTGGAAGGCTTGCCATGGGTAGCCTGCCCGCGTCGCTACTCACCATCCTCATACTCTCCCGTATCTTTCAGGATCCCGCGGAGTATCGGGGAATTCTCCTGTCCACACTAGGCGTGATGCTGATACTGACGTCAATTGTGCTTCTGATGCGCCGACGCCTGCAGCAGTGGCATGCACGTGCTGCAGCACCGTCACCGTGGCTGGATCGCAACCGGCCTGGCGTTACCGTTGCTGCCGGTGTATTTCTCGGGGTATGCGTGACCCTCTCATCCGTGGGCGCGGGTGCTTTTGGCGCCGCCATTCTATTTCTGCTCTACCCCGCATTGAGCTCCGTTCGTGTTGTCGGGACCGACCTGGCTCACGCCGTGCCCCTCACCCTGATTGCCGGTCTGGGGCACTGGCATCTGGGCCATATCGACTGGATGCTTCTGGGCAGCCTGCTGATAGGCTCCATCCCGGCCATACACTTTGGCTCCCGTCTGGCCAACCAGGTGCCCGAGCGGCTTTTGCAGTCTGGCCTTGCGAGCCTGCTGCTGCTTATCGGGGTAAAGTACGCCTTCTTCTAG
- a CDS encoding LuxR C-terminal-related transcriptional regulator has protein sequence MLLATKFLKPALAPRSITRPRLLERLAGGHAARIATVIAPAGYGKTTLINQWCASTDTERKVAWFAVDSYDNDPRRFWQYFIGALGQEILPPQELNQRLAELDERNLDAIITAIINAIAELPGNYALVLDDYHSVENPVVHRQVGYLVDYLPPHFMLLMTSRTEPPLPLARWRVRGWLREVHASDLAFSEEECAQFFGDYMAMSLSAESIHQLWRKTEGWAAAMQLAALSGPHGSATSQQDIIRYGGHQKHVSDYVLTEILDQQPEDVREFLLTTACCHRLSPALCNVLLGTDDSASRLEALVKANLFIIPLDTSGYWYRYHDLFREALCARSCRTDPAGHAQLLQKASQWFLEHDHFHEAISHLIELEDWDWLAQVLEQHGNNLIHEGYHLNVVNWLDALPQGYADDRPRLLMIRVWGLFFANKLDLIEPLLERLEALLGDQAQGASNGYSQDANPPDDHALDLHSEIALVHSYLARMRSDLDSATDLTRDVLRDIDHTDIPLKSVTYYGIGLDSFARGDLVSARQALSSAIEHGKREKRHSTVLSSGGLMAWILFYQGEMELALETCSTVRSWVDSFHTDTSQPQMISCWQNSSMTQIYRERNDLELARTYLNPLLEHVTQGTEPGQHIVIQYVRAHLDFSQNEYESAIAALEDAENVLARKGDAILFEPPSLEALRVRCLLGLGELDKARAWADKVNPERYRNPINREQVSITVARVRVATGEPERAIAVLNPLRLATEKGEHIKHLIELLAVYATALAALGRADDAATMLERGLKLAARDGFTRLLYEEGPALAKIYRSVEPTGLNPGWVRQLDELLLEQSSPQISVKQPATAPAESDLLEPLSQRELEVLALIHEGLSNKVIAQKLDVAPTTVKAHIRNLYGKLGTSSRTEALAKARGLGLLQ, from the coding sequence ATGTTGCTGGCCACCAAGTTCCTTAAACCCGCCCTCGCCCCGCGTTCAATCACCCGGCCACGGCTGCTCGAACGACTGGCAGGCGGGCATGCGGCCCGCATTGCCACCGTCATCGCACCCGCAGGGTACGGCAAGACCACACTGATCAATCAGTGGTGCGCGTCAACCGATACCGAGAGAAAAGTCGCCTGGTTTGCGGTGGACAGCTACGACAATGATCCACGGCGTTTCTGGCAGTATTTTATCGGGGCACTCGGCCAGGAAATTCTGCCACCACAAGAACTCAACCAGCGACTGGCGGAGCTTGACGAACGCAACCTCGACGCAATCATAACCGCCATCATAAACGCCATAGCTGAACTCCCAGGCAATTATGCGCTGGTTCTCGATGACTACCACTCGGTCGAAAACCCCGTGGTCCACCGCCAAGTGGGCTATCTGGTCGACTACTTGCCGCCCCATTTCATGCTATTGATGACCTCCCGCACAGAGCCCCCTTTGCCGCTGGCCCGCTGGCGCGTGCGCGGCTGGCTGCGCGAGGTACACGCTTCCGACCTGGCTTTTTCCGAGGAAGAATGCGCTCAGTTTTTTGGCGACTACATGGCGATGTCGCTTTCGGCTGAAAGTATTCACCAGTTATGGCGCAAGACGGAGGGCTGGGCTGCGGCAATGCAGCTGGCCGCACTGTCCGGGCCGCACGGTTCAGCCACCTCCCAGCAGGACATCATCCGCTACGGCGGGCACCAGAAGCACGTCAGCGACTATGTGTTGACTGAGATACTGGACCAGCAGCCTGAAGATGTGCGGGAATTCCTGCTGACTACGGCCTGCTGTCACCGTCTGAGCCCTGCGCTATGCAACGTTCTATTGGGAACAGATGATAGTGCGTCCCGCCTGGAAGCCCTGGTTAAAGCCAACCTCTTCATCATTCCGCTGGACACCAGCGGCTACTGGTACCGCTACCACGACCTGTTCCGGGAGGCCCTCTGCGCGCGGTCCTGTAGAACTGACCCTGCCGGTCACGCTCAGCTTCTGCAAAAGGCCTCCCAATGGTTTCTTGAACATGATCATTTTCACGAGGCTATTTCCCATCTGATCGAACTGGAAGACTGGGACTGGCTTGCTCAGGTTCTGGAGCAACACGGCAACAACCTCATTCACGAAGGCTACCATCTCAACGTCGTTAACTGGCTGGATGCGCTACCGCAGGGCTACGCTGACGACCGGCCTCGGCTGTTGATGATCCGGGTCTGGGGCCTCTTTTTTGCGAACAAGCTCGACCTGATCGAGCCGTTACTGGAACGCCTGGAAGCCCTGCTTGGCGACCAGGCGCAGGGCGCTTCCAACGGCTATTCCCAGGACGCCAACCCACCGGACGACCACGCCCTCGACCTGCACAGCGAAATAGCTCTGGTGCATTCGTACCTCGCTCGTATGCGCAGCGATCTGGACAGTGCCACCGACCTGACCCGCGACGTCCTGAGAGACATTGACCACACGGACATTCCCCTCAAGTCGGTAACGTACTACGGGATCGGACTCGACAGCTTCGCCCGCGGGGACCTGGTTTCAGCACGGCAGGCGCTGTCTTCAGCGATAGAACATGGCAAGCGCGAAAAAAGACACTCCACCGTGCTCTCAAGCGGCGGCCTGATGGCTTGGATACTGTTCTACCAGGGTGAAATGGAACTGGCCCTTGAGACATGCTCAACAGTGCGCTCCTGGGTCGACAGCTTCCACACCGACACCAGCCAGCCGCAAATGATCTCGTGCTGGCAGAACAGTTCGATGACACAGATCTACAGGGAGCGGAATGATCTGGAGCTGGCCCGAACCTATCTGAACCCGCTGCTGGAGCATGTCACCCAGGGGACAGAACCGGGCCAGCATATTGTTATCCAGTATGTCCGGGCGCACCTCGACTTCTCTCAGAACGAATACGAAAGCGCCATCGCCGCGCTGGAGGACGCCGAGAATGTACTGGCGCGCAAGGGCGACGCTATCCTGTTCGAGCCACCCAGCCTGGAGGCACTTAGAGTGCGTTGCCTGCTGGGCCTCGGCGAACTGGACAAAGCCCGCGCCTGGGCGGATAAAGTGAACCCGGAACGCTACCGCAACCCGATCAACAGAGAGCAGGTTTCGATTACCGTTGCCCGGGTTCGCGTTGCGACTGGCGAACCGGAGCGCGCGATCGCGGTCCTCAATCCGCTGCGCCTGGCGACCGAGAAAGGCGAGCACATCAAGCACCTGATTGAACTGCTCGCGGTCTACGCTACCGCGCTTGCAGCACTGGGTCGTGCAGACGATGCCGCTACCATGCTGGAGCGCGGCCTTAAACTGGCTGCACGGGATGGGTTCACCCGGCTTCTCTACGAAGAGGGTCCTGCGCTGGCAAAAATCTACCGTTCAGTTGAGCCCACCGGGCTCAATCCAGGTTGGGTACGGCAACTGGACGAACTTCTACTCGAGCAAAGCTCGCCGCAGATCAGCGTGAAACAGCCCGCGACCGCCCCTGCCGAGTCGGACTTGCTGGAGCCATTGAGCCAACGGGAGCTGGAAGTGCTGGCCCTGATCCACGAAGGGCTGTCGAACAAAGTCATCGCGCAAAAACTCGATGTTGCGCCAACGACGGTGAAAGCCCATATTCGCAATCTCTACGGCAAGCTCGGCACCAGCAGCCGCACCGAGGCACTAGCCAAAGCACGGGGGCTTGGCTTACTGCAGTAG